Proteins encoded within one genomic window of Erinaceus europaeus chromosome 13, mEriEur2.1, whole genome shotgun sequence:
- the LOC103123520 gene encoding antizyme inhibitor 2-like has translation MPVDQAVPPAAPEEADHNRHQDQRDPFIVANLDVLASRHQAFCQALPRVTPFYAVKCNNSPNVLRVLAALGTGFDCASQMELEQVLSLGVAPSRIIYANPCKPIYHIRFAAYHGVQLMTFDCEEELIKVAQHHPGARLVIRLWTQDSNSTFPLSTKFGAKLELCEHLLKSARDLGLAVVGVSFHVGSDCHSPHSFTQAIEDCRHVFEMARGVGHDMSLLDIGGGFPGAEGSESRFEEIAKLINACLARDFPERSGVKVIAEPGRFYAESVSMAAVNIIAKKAVLEPGGQRKLLYYLNEGHYGIFRLFLRQPVFRAPIVVKELCSDPPLFPCTLYGPTCDSFDKLFLEEVKLPELDVGDWLVFSSMGAYTSVMSSSFNGFLPASIFYAVGPELRSLLEPAPEAGTCPVWRGCRPSFAAQTISDSPSLQTVLPDYGVSRTNLAAQISQD, from the exons ATGCCCGTGG ATCAGGCTGTCCCCCCAGCTGCACCGGAAGAAGcagatcacaacagacaccag GACCAGCGGGATCCCTTCATAGTGGCCAACCTGGATGTGTTGGCCAGCCGCCACCAGGCCTTCTGCCAGGCCCTTCCCAGGGTTACACCCTTCTATGCAGTGAAATGCAACAACAGCCCCAACGTGCTGCGTGTCCTGGCTGCCCTGGGCACCGGATTCGACTGTGCCAGCCAG ATGGAGCTGGAGCAGGTACTAAGCCTGGGTGTGGCCCCCTCCCGCATCATCTACGCCAACCCCTGCAAGCCCATCTACCACATCCGGTTTGCTGCTTATCATGGGGTGCAACTGATGACCTTTGACTGCGAGGAGGAGCTGATCAAGGTGGCCCAGCACCACCCCGGGGCCAG ACTGGTCATCCGCCTGTGGACTCAGGACAGCAACAGTACCTTCCCCCTGAGCACCAAGTTTGGGGCCAAACTGGAATTGTGTGAGCACCTGCTCAAGTCTGCCAGAGACCTGGGGTTGGCTGTGGTGGGAGTCAG CTTCCACGTGGGCTCTGACTGCCACTCGCCCCATAGCTTCACACAGGCCATCGAGGATTGCCGGCATGTGTTTGAGATGGCCCGTGGGGTGGGGCATGACATGAGCCTCCTGGACATTGGAGGGGGCTTCCCTGGAGCAGAGGGATCGGAGTCTAGGTTTGAGGAG ATTGCAAAACTGATAAATGCCTGTCTGGCCCGGGACTTCCCTGAGAGGAGTGGTGTCAAGGTCATAGCTGAGCCTGGACGCTTCTATGCAGAGTCTGTCTCCATGGCTGCTGTCAACATCATTGCCAAGAAGGCTGTGCTGGAGCCTG GAGGCCAGCGCAAGCTGCTGTACTACCTCAACGAGGGACACTATGGCATCTTCCGCCTCTTCCTGAGACAGCCTGTCTTTAGGGCACCCATCGTTGTGAAG GAGCTCTGCTCAGACCCACCCCTCTTCCCCTGCACCCTCTATGGCCCCACGTGTGATTCCTTTGACAAGCTCTTCTTGGAGGAGGTGAAGCTGCCTGAGCTGGACGTGGGCGATTGGCTTGTCTTCTCCTCCATGGGTGCCTATACATCAGTCATGAGTTCCAGCTTCAATGGATTTTTGCCTGCTTCCATCTTCTACGCTGTGGGACCTGAGCTAAG GAGCCTGCTGGAGCCAGCGCCGGAGGCCGGAACCTGTCCAGTGTGGAGGGGCTGCAGACCTAG CTTTGCTGCTCAGACTATCTCGGACTCTCCATCTCTGCAAACGGTCCTCCCTGACTATGGAGTCAGCCGTACCAACCTTGCTGCTCAGATCAGTCAAGACTAG